The window TTTCTATTTCTTGTTATACTACGCTTGTTTGTTTGAAGGGGGAGCATTTGGTGGAAATAGAGGACTGAGACCAGTGCCGCCTGAAAAAGGAGTTTTTCCGCTGGACCATATGCATTTATGTGACCTGGTATAATCCTTTTCACAGATCTCATAGTTTGTTGGTTTTGGTGTTTCCTTTTTCTCCCGTTCTTTTAAGATAACGGATGGTTGTTGATGGAGCATATTTATCCTTTGCAAGGTTCATTCTTTCTTCTTACTTACTATTCCTTTTGGTCTATTTTAGGAGAAGAAAGAGTACCTCAATTGTCTTAAATCCTCTGGGCATAAATCTGACAACTGTCGACACCTCTCTAAGAAGTACCTGGAGTGCCGTATGGAGAAGTAAGTCCATTGGTATGATTTGGCCAACGCTTTCACTGTTTAGTTTATAGCATGTGAACTATATTTAAGGTGTAGCTTCCTATAGTCAACAAAGTACTCATCTTCTTGCCACTGCAGTGTGAAGCGGCTTACTTTGTTCATGAGTTCATACAATTTCCTAGAATGAGAGGTCTGGCCAAGGCTTGTCTGTTATTACTTTTAGACATAAATCTTAATTGATGTCATTCTCTACATTTCAATATGTTCAAAACTGTAAAGAATATGCCTATAAGCTTCTTcgtttcctcttttttttttccttccttttctGTGGGTACTGAAATTAAAAGTTACCTAATGTTGTCGAGTATGATCAATTACCAATGTTGATTTGATCTCTTCAATTGATTAGTATCATTATGCCTCTTGTCcttatcccaaaaaaaaaaagaaaggattaAGCCCCTTGTGGAGGGTGATGACAGATCACTTGAAATCAGGTCACATCTTTCTATCAAATGTTACCTATTGGTGCAAATTCATAATTTATTCTGGTTTTCCCTGCTGCATGTTCCATCAAATATCTCAGGAATGCATCTGTACCAAAGTGGATGAACAAATGCAATATTGTTGCTTGATTTAATGTCTTATAAGTAATCCCCTGCATATTTGAGAGAGGGTAAACAGACCAGTTACCTTTTGCATGAGTATCCTTTTTGCCAACTTTTGGTATATTCTGGATGGTAAGTAATGTATGCCAGCACCAATTGTTCCTAGAAAAGCCTAAAACATCCTAGCATTTAGAAAGAAACACAGAAAGTAGAAGCAAAGGGTTTTTGAAGACGATCCAGAATATTGAGGGAAAGGAATGCTAGAACTTTTGAAGTCAAGAATTACAGTATACTTAAGATCAAACAGAATTGTATATTCTTGCTTAGTTTTTGGTGCAACATGGCAATGGCAAATGTGTTAGAGCCTGAAGCCATGCTTGATTTTCCTTTTGCATTACATTCTTTGTAATGTTTTGCAGCTTTTGCTTGTATTTCTCTTCCAGCATTTTGTTGGCACACTACAATATACACTACCTTGTGAAAAAATACTAGAAGCAAAGGATTTAACTTTCTCTTCTTTGACTAGTGGAAATACAGAAACAAAAAGGATAATTCTTTTGATCTAGATCAATTAGTTATATACTGAACCTATGAAACTATCTAGGATTAGGAACAGGAACAAAAGCTTCCCGTATCTTCAAACC is drawn from Nicotiana tomentosiformis chromosome 12, ASM39032v3, whole genome shotgun sequence and contains these coding sequences:
- the LOC104109694 gene encoding uncharacterized protein, whose translation is MSAGGAFGGNRGLRPVPPEKGVFPLDHMHLCDLEKKEYLNCLKSSGHKSDNCRHLSKKYLECRMEKNLMAKQDMSELGFGKNYDAEDSSDEMTNGTIEK